In Hermetia illucens chromosome 5, iHerIll2.2.curated.20191125, whole genome shotgun sequence, a single window of DNA contains:
- the LOC119658507 gene encoding nuclear pore complex protein Nup153 isoform X3: MSEDASPTGGRQTPPPLGQDTATDQNDSLIEKVRSRVGKMIPFSKWFSPTTSGALSPISGDQGSRNGGVRRWRDDTVIGEQTVCQDPGDLEDSEAEDLDEEEDIAPPTKRSRLNVAEDHSPIDFPISNAKIVDLLSSTPTSGVGSRKHLGLKSINQPLHSTISNITTTRSVTTKSIVSRSIPERGAIEDDDAGNADDVFEVIPENINVNNPLPQPWDTVNRSSISGRSSGIRELKLPTRRRSIRTVRDYASLRPSMHYSLFDPTQDEDDIAYEGQSPPKILTNGIRPSPNPLSVDTASESGESQTSSVQKAKLSEGLHRSGVKRFRNSASSGLNYVAHLQGKKSLFGDKNMPSHLNNSTTSLTSLNRRQSFNASLYGSTSALSDSRLLNTYSPFYKGYTTFGGASAYSKYSQNARRINPTPTLIRPSSSLSTASSTPSLANTHDSSTTISNTAKRILELMNQFTTPLADVKKMANNTKVPALTAHRQRFGDADRSINRGIRMTVPKTPYSRPSVAQPNQCRDQPGPPLTELHVPSMSQLLQMKKLQSNTERAREITRTNQSKLSIATENESTEREYRLPPTATSESYEKGATSSTKHVNKIKNKLTSTRSSAKDIEKESSTPAVVLPDIPLPLKDSAVPKLDINIVKPFEVPTVGLSSTPKVTRTTEQSNGKVSLSVFENKDVTKPKPVSSAFTFGSSTNKSSELKQPAKEPANGSSTAQAKKSEKLANGGQEFTFSVPIEVTSPSLPLTDTVPASNFKFSEPVPVETSLKLSDNFGYQSSGTCNKPKPIATTPQANIPAVATQLKTSGSVLDAFKKPTPAEATSTSVSSSSVPFGAQFKMTSDKWECSICMVRNEKTVDKCVSCSNSRKAAEPAKVTFDAAPVNKIVSGPETVKPAEPLKNSFGDKFKPSADTWECSACFVRNKKDVSKCVACNTEKPGGKPSVSVPAAAPSLVSSSSSVPNKLSDSSFKSIVASQSAKWECSACMTRNEPARNKCACCEQAKPGTVSDSVPEFSFGTSASTAASKFTFGFAAKSETELKSDSNSQVKTSGEVKQSFSFGVPSTAAAPAPAAAATSFSFGFKPASSTASSAASSGANKDEPDKPAAPKFSFGNVSQPATTESPKASNAPEKSLGTIAKTESSNTATTSSLFKFGTSTSAFSSSTFTATSSSKESDSKTPATSGATSSTSIFKPIGSMAFSPSTEKKASEPVKTTTINFGSSTSTSKAVTTEAKSAPTGIGSFTSLAGGSQQKVETTSSTESSNSGGSKLFSFGVASATKPAESNSATETKPATGFSFGSPSSITGTSVFKSPLTQKTDLTSSAATSGTSSSATFVFGKPSTPASVTPTFGAISSNVITSSNPTGPVSTSAPSFGGLSSSAVTPSTASSFQTPATQPLVSASAFGGNATGATISSLFGSNSFSSASSSSGATENKNAVGNLFQFGSGNKPADTATTAATPSFGNVSSTTSGRFSFGSSNSIPTAAPAQAATPFVFGGASSTEKANESAGSSLFGSAAAAAPNRAVAAPTLPAFGSFSSPLQQSQQQPQQPPQQTQTPLFGQSSTLSSPFGSNLTSNNTATFGSAPAAAPAAPVVPFGSSGTSFGASGTSAFGSPAAKQPLFGNGFGSTPAQSSDEPPSKKSSGAFNFGAPAQAPSSGFSFGASNMNSINNNNNKQPFTFTASTTPSFNFTGSSETASNAPFQFNAASAANNIFAATPTPSSAQSIQRRKGRIVTKRTQR; the protein is encoded by the exons GACCATTCGCCAATAGACTTTCCAATTTCAAATGCAAAGATAGTAGACCTTTTATCATCAACTCCAACTTCAGGTGTTGGTAGTAGAAAACATTTGGGTTTAAAATCCATCAATCAGCCATTACACAGTACTATTAGTAATATTACAACAACCAGATCAGTAACAACTAAATCAATAGTGTCCCGAAGCATACCAGAACGGGGTGCAATAGAAGATGATGATGCCGGAAATGCAGACGACGTCTTCGAGGTTATTCCTGAAAATATTAATGTAAATAATCCATTGCCGCAACCATGGGATACAGTTAATAGAAG TTCGATTTCCGGACGCAGTTCGGGCATCAGAGAGCTGAAACTTCCTACCAGACGTCGATCAATACGTACTGTTCGCGATTATGCATCATTAAGGCCGTCTATGCACTATTCCCTTTTCGACCCAACCCAGGATGAGGACGATATCGCATATGAGGGTCAATCGCCACCCAAAATCCTTACAAATGGCATAAGACCATCCCCAAATCCATTGTCAGTTGATACAGCATCAGAAAGCGGGGAAAGCCAAACGTCTAGTGTCCAAAAGGCAAAATTGTCGGAAGGATTGCACAGATCGGGAGTTAAACGATTTCGAAATTCAGCTAGCAGTGGGTTGAATTACGTCGCTCATCTACAAGGCAAAAAGTCGTTGTTCGGAGATAAAAACATGCCTAGCCATTTGAATAATTCAACAACTTCTCTGACCAGCTTGAATCGCCGCCAAAGCTTCAATGCGTCCTTGTATGGGAGCACTTCGGCATTGAGCGACAGCCGACTTTTGAATACATATTCTCCCTTCTATAAAGGCTATACGACATTCGGCGGGGCATCTGCCTACAGTAAATATTCTCAGAATGCCCGTCGCATCAATCCAACACCCACACTTATTCGACCATCGTCAAGTTTGTCCACGGCATCGTCAACGCCCTCATTGGCGAATACGCATGATtcttcaacaaccatttcgaatACAGCAAAACGCATTCTGGAACTAATGAACCAGTTCACAACGCCACTGGCCGATGTAAAGAAAATGGCAAATAATACAAAAGTTCCAGCGCTAACGGCCCACAGACAGCGTTTTGGCGATGCTGACCGGAGTATAAATCGAGGCATTCGAATGACTGTTCCAAAGACACCGTACAGCAGACCTAGTGTAGCGCAACCAAATCAGTGCAGGGATCAACCGGGGCCGCCGCTTACCGAACTTCATGTCCCATCTATGTCACAACTCCTTCAAATGAAAAAATTACAGAGCAACACAGAGAGAGCTCGTGAAATTACAAGGACGAACCAATCAAAATTATCAATTGCTACGGAAAATGAGTCTACGGAGAGAGAGTACAGGTTGCCACCCACAGCAACCAGTGAAAGTTATGAAAAAGGTGCGACCTCATCCACAAAAcatgtaaataaaattaaaaataaattaacaagTACAAGAAGTAGTGCAAAAGATATCGAGAAAGAGAGTTCAACACCGGCAGTCGTTCTACCAGATATCCCGTTGCCCTTAAAGGATTCGGCAGTTCCTAAACTCGACATCAACATTGTGAAACCCTTTGAGGTGCCCACTGTAGGTCTTAGTTCCACACCTAAAGTGACTCGAACAACGGAACAATCCAATGGGAAAGTGTCACTCTCCGTCTTTGAAAATAAAGACGTTACTAAGCCTAAACCCGTCAGCAGTGCATTCACCTTCGGCAGTTCCACGAATAAATCTAGTGAGCTTAAGCAACCTGCGAAAGAACCTGCCAACGGCAGTAGCACTGCACAAgcaaaaaaatccgaaaaattagCGAATGGCGGTCAGGAGTTCACTTTCTCTGTTCCAATTGAGGTAACATCGCCGTCATTGCCTCTTACAGACACCGTGCCCGCTAGCAATTTTAAGTTTAGTGAACCTGTTCCTGTTGAAACTTCATTGAAATTAAGCGACAATTTTGGTTATCAGTCAAGTGGCACTTGTAATAAACCTAAACCGATTGCCACGACCCCTCAAGCTAACATACCTGCAGTGGCTACACAACTGAAAACTTCCGGAAGTGTTCTGGATGCCTTCAAGAAGCCAACACCGGCCGAGGCCACATCGACCTCTGTTTCGTCTTCGTCTGTTCCATTTGGTGCTCAATTCAAAATGACCAGCGATAAGTGGGAATGTTCTATTTGTATGGTCCGAAATGAGAAAACGGTCGATAAATGTGTGTCATGTTCAAATAGTAGGAAAGCGGCAGAACCTGCTAAAGTAACGTTCGATGCTGCTCCAGTTAACAAGATCGTTTCAGGTCCAGAAACTGTTAAGCCTGCTGAACCGCTTAAAAATTCATTTGGCGATAAGTTCAAACCGAGCGCAGACACATGGGAGTGTTCGGCGTGTTTTGTTAGAAATAAAAAGGATGTATCGAAATGTGTAGCATGTAATACAGAAAAACCTGGTGGGAAGCCGTCGGTGTCAGTACCAGCAGCGGCACCATCATTAgtgtcttcatcatcatcagtgcCAAATAAGTTATCGGATTCCAGCTTCAAAAGCATTGTCGCTTCACAGTCAGCTAAATGGGAATGCTCAGCGTGTATGACACGCAACGAGCCTGCACGAAATAAATGCGCTTGCTGCGAACAAGCCAAGCCGGGCACCGTAAGCGATAGCGTACCAGAATTTTCATTTGGAACGTCAGCGTCAACAGCAGCATCAAAATTCACATTTGGCTTTGCTGCTAAGTCAGAAACGGAATTAAAGAGTGACAGTAACTCTCAAGTGAAAACTTCAGGAGAGGTTAagcaaagtttttcgtttgGAGTGCCGTCAACAGCTGCGGCGCCCGCTCCTGCAGCTGCGGCTACATCATTCTCGTTTGGTTTCAAACCAGCTTCAAGCACTGCAAGTTCTGCAGCCTCAAGTGGTGCGAACAAGGATGAACCAGATAAGCCAGCTGCGCCGAAATTCTCCTTTGGAAACGTTAGTCAGCCTGCCACGACGGAGTCCCCGAAGGCAAGTAATGCTCCTGAAAAATCACTTGGCACAATAGCTAAAACAGAATCGAGTAACACAGCGACAACTAGTTCGCTGTTCAAATTCGGTACATCCACTTCAGCGTTTTCATCGTCCACGTTCACAGCTACTTCGAGCAGTAAAGAAAGCGATTCGAAAACACCAGCGACATCCGGAGCAACGTCATCAACTAGCATTTTCAAACCAATCGGAAGCATGGCTTTTAGTCCAAGCACAGAGAAAAAAGCTAGTGAACCGGTCAAGACGACTACCATTAATTTTGGCAGTAGTACAAGTACAAGTAAAGCCGTTACAACAGAAGCTAAAAGTGCGCCAACTGGAATCGGGAGCTTTACAAGTTTGGCAGGCGGTTCGCAGCAAAAAGTGGAAACAACATCATCAACTGAAAGTAGCAACAGCGGAGGTTCAAAGTTATTTAGTTTTGGTGTTGCTTCTGCAACGAAACCTGCTGAAAGTAATAGTGCAACTGAAACTAAACCTGCAACCGGATTCAGTTTTGGATCGCCTTCTTCAATTACCGGCACGTCCGTTTTTAAGTCTCCGCTGACACAGAAAACAGACTTAACTTCATCGGCAGCAACAAGCGGCACAAGTAGCTCAGCCACTTTTGTTTTTG gAAAACCATCGACACCCGCCTCCGTTACACCTACATTCGGTGCAATTAGCAGTAATGTGATAACATCATCGAATCCTACCGGGCCAGTGTCGACTTCAGCCCCATCATTTGGCGGACTATCTTCATCAGCCGTCACCCCTTCGACGGCATCTTCTTTCCAAACTCCTGCAACACAACCATTGGTATCCGCATCTGCATTTGGCGGCAATGCTACCGGTGCAACTATATCGTCACTTTTTGGtagtaacagtttcagtagtgCCTCAAGCAGTAGCGGAGcaacagaaaataaaaatgcTGTTGGCAATCTATTTCAATTTGGCTCAGGAAACAAGCCTGCAGATACAGCAACAACTGCGGCAACACCATCTTTTGGAAATGTTTCATCAACTACAAGTGGTCGCTTCAGCTTCGGATCAAGTAATTCTATCCCTACCGCTGCTCCGGCGCAAGCGGCAACACCTTTTGTTTTTGGTGGCGCCAGTAGTACTGAAAAGGCAAACGAATCCGCTGGAAGTAGTCTTTTTGGATCGGCAGCAGCCGCTGCACCAAATAGGGCAGTGGCAGCTCCAACACTACCAGCATTCGGTAGCTTTTCGTCACCTTTGCAGCAATCACAGCAACAGCCACAACAACCGCCACAGCAAACACAAACTCCCTTATTTGGACAATCGTCTACATTATCGAGTCCATTCGGTTCGAATTTAACTTCAAATAATACTGCGACTTTTGGTTCTGCACCAGCTGCAGCTCCGGCGGCTCCAGTTGTTCCTTTTGGTAGTTCCGGTACAAGTTTTGGAGCAAGTGGAACTTCAGCATTTGGAAGTCCTGCAGCGAAACAACCTCTTTTCGGGAATGGATTCGGTTCAACTCCAGCGCAGAGTAGTGACGAACCGCCTTCGAAGAAATCGTCCGGTGCTTTCAACTTTGGAGCACCAGCCCAAGCACCATCG AGCGGCTTCTCGTTTGGCGCAAGCAACATGAACAGTAtcaataataacaacaacaaacaaccaTTCACATTTACAGCCAGCACAACACCATCATTTAATTTTACAGGAAGTTCAGAG ACTGCTTCGAATGCGCCTTTTCAATTCAACGCTGCATCGGCAGCTAACAATATTTTTGC
- the LOC119658507 gene encoding nuclear pore complex protein Nup153 isoform X2 — translation MSEDASPTGGRQTPPPLGQDTATDQNDSLIEKVRSRVGKMIPFSKWFSPTTSGALSPISGDQGSRNGGVRRWRDDTVIGEQTVCQDPGDLEDSEAEDLDEEEDIAPPTKRSRLNVAEDHSPIDFPISNAKIVDLLSSTPTSGVGSRKHLGLKSINQPLHSTISNITTTRSVTTKSIVSRSIPERGAIEDDDAGNADDVFEVIPENINVNNPLPQPWDTVNRSSISGRSSGIRELKLPTRRRSIRTVRDYASLRPSMHYSLFDPTQDEDDIAYEGQSPPKILTNGIRPSPNPLSVDTASESGESQTSSVQKAKLSEGLHRSGVKRFRNSASSGLNYVAHLQGKKSLFGDKNMPSHLNNSTTSLTSLNRRQSFNASLYGSTSALSDSRLLNTYSPFYKGYTTFGGASAYSKYSQNARRINPTPTLIRPSSSLSTASSTPSLANTHDSSTTISNTAKRILELMNQFTTPLADVKKMANNTKVPALTAHRQRFGDADRSINRGIRMTVPKTPYSRPSVAQPNQCRDQPGPPLTELHVPSMSQLLQMKKLQSNTERAREITRTNQSKLSIATENESTEREYRLPPTATSESYEKGATSSTKHVNKIKNKLTSTRSSAKDIEKESSTPAVVLPDIPLPLKDSAVPKLDINIVKPFEVPTVGLSSTPKVTRTTEQSNGKVSLSVFENKDVTKPKPVSSAFTFGSSTNKSSELKQPAKEPANGSSTAQAKKSEKLANGGQEFTFSVPIEVTSPSLPLTDTVPASNFKFSEPVPVETSLKLSDNFGYQSSGTCNKPKPIATTPQANIPAVATQLKTSGSVLDAFKKPTPAEATSTSVSSSSVPFGAQFKMTSDKWECSICMVRNEKTVDKCVSCSNSRKAAEPAKVTFDAAPVNKIVSGPETVKPAEPLKNSFGDKFKPSADTWECSACFVRNKKDVSKCVACNTEKPGGKPSVSVPAAAPSLVSSSSSVPNKLSDSSFKSIVASQSAKWECSACMTRNEPARNKCACCEQAKPGTVSDSVPEFSFGTSASTAASKFTFGFAAKSETELKSDSNSQVKTSGEVKQSFSFGVPSTAAAPAPAAAATSFSFGFKPASSTASSAASSGANKDEPDKPAAPKFSFGNVSQPATTESPKASNAPEKSLGTIAKTESSNTATTSSLFKFGTSTSAFSSSTFTATSSSKESDSKTPATSGATSSTSIFKPIGSMAFSPSTEKKASEPVKTTTINFGSSTSTSKAVTTEAKSAPTGIGSFTSLAGGSQQKVETTSSTESSNSGGSKLFSFGVASATKPAESNSATETKPATGFSFGSPSSITGTSVFKSPLTQKTDLTSSAATSGTSSSATFVFGKPSTPASVTPTFGAISSNVITSSNPTGPVSTSAPSFGGLSSSAVTPSTASSFQTPATQPLVSASAFGGNATGATISSLFGSNSFSSASSSSGATENKNAVGNLFQFGSGNKPADTATTAATPSFGNVSSTTSGRFSFGSSNSIPTAAPAQAATPFVFGGASSTEKANESAGSSLFGSAAAAAPNRAVAAPTLPAFGSFSSPLQQSQQQPQQPPQQTQTPLFGQSSTLSSPFGSNLTSNNTATFGSAPAAAPAAPVVPFGSSGTSFGASGTSAFGSPAAKQPLFGNGFGSTPAQSSDEPPSKKSSGAFNFGAPAQAPSSGFSFGASNMNSINNNNNKQPFTFTASTTPSFNFTGSSEATNSSQPFQFGAPQITPAAFNFSGIETASNAPFQFNAASAANNIFAATPTPSSAQSIQRRKGRIVTKRTQR, via the exons GACCATTCGCCAATAGACTTTCCAATTTCAAATGCAAAGATAGTAGACCTTTTATCATCAACTCCAACTTCAGGTGTTGGTAGTAGAAAACATTTGGGTTTAAAATCCATCAATCAGCCATTACACAGTACTATTAGTAATATTACAACAACCAGATCAGTAACAACTAAATCAATAGTGTCCCGAAGCATACCAGAACGGGGTGCAATAGAAGATGATGATGCCGGAAATGCAGACGACGTCTTCGAGGTTATTCCTGAAAATATTAATGTAAATAATCCATTGCCGCAACCATGGGATACAGTTAATAGAAG TTCGATTTCCGGACGCAGTTCGGGCATCAGAGAGCTGAAACTTCCTACCAGACGTCGATCAATACGTACTGTTCGCGATTATGCATCATTAAGGCCGTCTATGCACTATTCCCTTTTCGACCCAACCCAGGATGAGGACGATATCGCATATGAGGGTCAATCGCCACCCAAAATCCTTACAAATGGCATAAGACCATCCCCAAATCCATTGTCAGTTGATACAGCATCAGAAAGCGGGGAAAGCCAAACGTCTAGTGTCCAAAAGGCAAAATTGTCGGAAGGATTGCACAGATCGGGAGTTAAACGATTTCGAAATTCAGCTAGCAGTGGGTTGAATTACGTCGCTCATCTACAAGGCAAAAAGTCGTTGTTCGGAGATAAAAACATGCCTAGCCATTTGAATAATTCAACAACTTCTCTGACCAGCTTGAATCGCCGCCAAAGCTTCAATGCGTCCTTGTATGGGAGCACTTCGGCATTGAGCGACAGCCGACTTTTGAATACATATTCTCCCTTCTATAAAGGCTATACGACATTCGGCGGGGCATCTGCCTACAGTAAATATTCTCAGAATGCCCGTCGCATCAATCCAACACCCACACTTATTCGACCATCGTCAAGTTTGTCCACGGCATCGTCAACGCCCTCATTGGCGAATACGCATGATtcttcaacaaccatttcgaatACAGCAAAACGCATTCTGGAACTAATGAACCAGTTCACAACGCCACTGGCCGATGTAAAGAAAATGGCAAATAATACAAAAGTTCCAGCGCTAACGGCCCACAGACAGCGTTTTGGCGATGCTGACCGGAGTATAAATCGAGGCATTCGAATGACTGTTCCAAAGACACCGTACAGCAGACCTAGTGTAGCGCAACCAAATCAGTGCAGGGATCAACCGGGGCCGCCGCTTACCGAACTTCATGTCCCATCTATGTCACAACTCCTTCAAATGAAAAAATTACAGAGCAACACAGAGAGAGCTCGTGAAATTACAAGGACGAACCAATCAAAATTATCAATTGCTACGGAAAATGAGTCTACGGAGAGAGAGTACAGGTTGCCACCCACAGCAACCAGTGAAAGTTATGAAAAAGGTGCGACCTCATCCACAAAAcatgtaaataaaattaaaaataaattaacaagTACAAGAAGTAGTGCAAAAGATATCGAGAAAGAGAGTTCAACACCGGCAGTCGTTCTACCAGATATCCCGTTGCCCTTAAAGGATTCGGCAGTTCCTAAACTCGACATCAACATTGTGAAACCCTTTGAGGTGCCCACTGTAGGTCTTAGTTCCACACCTAAAGTGACTCGAACAACGGAACAATCCAATGGGAAAGTGTCACTCTCCGTCTTTGAAAATAAAGACGTTACTAAGCCTAAACCCGTCAGCAGTGCATTCACCTTCGGCAGTTCCACGAATAAATCTAGTGAGCTTAAGCAACCTGCGAAAGAACCTGCCAACGGCAGTAGCACTGCACAAgcaaaaaaatccgaaaaattagCGAATGGCGGTCAGGAGTTCACTTTCTCTGTTCCAATTGAGGTAACATCGCCGTCATTGCCTCTTACAGACACCGTGCCCGCTAGCAATTTTAAGTTTAGTGAACCTGTTCCTGTTGAAACTTCATTGAAATTAAGCGACAATTTTGGTTATCAGTCAAGTGGCACTTGTAATAAACCTAAACCGATTGCCACGACCCCTCAAGCTAACATACCTGCAGTGGCTACACAACTGAAAACTTCCGGAAGTGTTCTGGATGCCTTCAAGAAGCCAACACCGGCCGAGGCCACATCGACCTCTGTTTCGTCTTCGTCTGTTCCATTTGGTGCTCAATTCAAAATGACCAGCGATAAGTGGGAATGTTCTATTTGTATGGTCCGAAATGAGAAAACGGTCGATAAATGTGTGTCATGTTCAAATAGTAGGAAAGCGGCAGAACCTGCTAAAGTAACGTTCGATGCTGCTCCAGTTAACAAGATCGTTTCAGGTCCAGAAACTGTTAAGCCTGCTGAACCGCTTAAAAATTCATTTGGCGATAAGTTCAAACCGAGCGCAGACACATGGGAGTGTTCGGCGTGTTTTGTTAGAAATAAAAAGGATGTATCGAAATGTGTAGCATGTAATACAGAAAAACCTGGTGGGAAGCCGTCGGTGTCAGTACCAGCAGCGGCACCATCATTAgtgtcttcatcatcatcagtgcCAAATAAGTTATCGGATTCCAGCTTCAAAAGCATTGTCGCTTCACAGTCAGCTAAATGGGAATGCTCAGCGTGTATGACACGCAACGAGCCTGCACGAAATAAATGCGCTTGCTGCGAACAAGCCAAGCCGGGCACCGTAAGCGATAGCGTACCAGAATTTTCATTTGGAACGTCAGCGTCAACAGCAGCATCAAAATTCACATTTGGCTTTGCTGCTAAGTCAGAAACGGAATTAAAGAGTGACAGTAACTCTCAAGTGAAAACTTCAGGAGAGGTTAagcaaagtttttcgtttgGAGTGCCGTCAACAGCTGCGGCGCCCGCTCCTGCAGCTGCGGCTACATCATTCTCGTTTGGTTTCAAACCAGCTTCAAGCACTGCAAGTTCTGCAGCCTCAAGTGGTGCGAACAAGGATGAACCAGATAAGCCAGCTGCGCCGAAATTCTCCTTTGGAAACGTTAGTCAGCCTGCCACGACGGAGTCCCCGAAGGCAAGTAATGCTCCTGAAAAATCACTTGGCACAATAGCTAAAACAGAATCGAGTAACACAGCGACAACTAGTTCGCTGTTCAAATTCGGTACATCCACTTCAGCGTTTTCATCGTCCACGTTCACAGCTACTTCGAGCAGTAAAGAAAGCGATTCGAAAACACCAGCGACATCCGGAGCAACGTCATCAACTAGCATTTTCAAACCAATCGGAAGCATGGCTTTTAGTCCAAGCACAGAGAAAAAAGCTAGTGAACCGGTCAAGACGACTACCATTAATTTTGGCAGTAGTACAAGTACAAGTAAAGCCGTTACAACAGAAGCTAAAAGTGCGCCAACTGGAATCGGGAGCTTTACAAGTTTGGCAGGCGGTTCGCAGCAAAAAGTGGAAACAACATCATCAACTGAAAGTAGCAACAGCGGAGGTTCAAAGTTATTTAGTTTTGGTGTTGCTTCTGCAACGAAACCTGCTGAAAGTAATAGTGCAACTGAAACTAAACCTGCAACCGGATTCAGTTTTGGATCGCCTTCTTCAATTACCGGCACGTCCGTTTTTAAGTCTCCGCTGACACAGAAAACAGACTTAACTTCATCGGCAGCAACAAGCGGCACAAGTAGCTCAGCCACTTTTGTTTTTG gAAAACCATCGACACCCGCCTCCGTTACACCTACATTCGGTGCAATTAGCAGTAATGTGATAACATCATCGAATCCTACCGGGCCAGTGTCGACTTCAGCCCCATCATTTGGCGGACTATCTTCATCAGCCGTCACCCCTTCGACGGCATCTTCTTTCCAAACTCCTGCAACACAACCATTGGTATCCGCATCTGCATTTGGCGGCAATGCTACCGGTGCAACTATATCGTCACTTTTTGGtagtaacagtttcagtagtgCCTCAAGCAGTAGCGGAGcaacagaaaataaaaatgcTGTTGGCAATCTATTTCAATTTGGCTCAGGAAACAAGCCTGCAGATACAGCAACAACTGCGGCAACACCATCTTTTGGAAATGTTTCATCAACTACAAGTGGTCGCTTCAGCTTCGGATCAAGTAATTCTATCCCTACCGCTGCTCCGGCGCAAGCGGCAACACCTTTTGTTTTTGGTGGCGCCAGTAGTACTGAAAAGGCAAACGAATCCGCTGGAAGTAGTCTTTTTGGATCGGCAGCAGCCGCTGCACCAAATAGGGCAGTGGCAGCTCCAACACTACCAGCATTCGGTAGCTTTTCGTCACCTTTGCAGCAATCACAGCAACAGCCACAACAACCGCCACAGCAAACACAAACTCCCTTATTTGGACAATCGTCTACATTATCGAGTCCATTCGGTTCGAATTTAACTTCAAATAATACTGCGACTTTTGGTTCTGCACCAGCTGCAGCTCCGGCGGCTCCAGTTGTTCCTTTTGGTAGTTCCGGTACAAGTTTTGGAGCAAGTGGAACTTCAGCATTTGGAAGTCCTGCAGCGAAACAACCTCTTTTCGGGAATGGATTCGGTTCAACTCCAGCGCAGAGTAGTGACGAACCGCCTTCGAAGAAATCGTCCGGTGCTTTCAACTTTGGAGCACCAGCCCAAGCACCATCG AGCGGCTTCTCGTTTGGCGCAAGCAACATGAACAGTAtcaataataacaacaacaaacaaccaTTCACATTTACAGCCAGCACAACACCATCATTTAATTTTACAGGAAGTTCAGAG GCAACAAATTCATCGCAACCCTTTCAATTTGGAGCACCACAAATAACTCCAGCTGCTTTTAATTTTAGTGGTATTGAg ACTGCTTCGAATGCGCCTTTTCAATTCAACGCTGCATCGGCAGCTAACAATATTTTTGC